The Haloplanus natans DSM 17983 DNA segment CACACGCTTACCAGGGTGTCGTGCGGACGGGGAGTATGGTGAAACGACTGCTCGTCCCGATAGACGGATCCGATCCCGCAGACGCCGCCCTCGAGTTCGCCCTCGAGGAGTACCCCGACGCCGACATCACGCTACTCTCAGTGATCGATCCGACGGACGTGGGCTATGGCTCCATCGAGGCGGCCCCGAGCACGTTCGAACACCTTCAGGAGAACGCAGAGGAGCGGACACAGAACGTGCTCGACGAGGCGTCGAACCGTGCGGCCGAGTACGGAATAGACGTAACGACGGAGACGGTGATCGGGATGCCCTCCCGCGCCATCGTCGAGTGGGCGGAGAACAAAGACATGGACGGCATCGTCATCGGGAGTCACGGCCGAAAGGGTGTCACACGCGTCCTCCTCGGAAGCGTCGCAGAATCGGTGGTCCGGCGGTCGCCGGTGCCGGTGACGGTCGTCCGGTAGTCGGCTGTCGGCCGTATCAGCCTTCGGTCGAGTCGACCGGCCCGCCGTCGGGCAGTTCACGGAAGGCAACGGTGAAGTCGGTGTCGTCGAACTCCTGGACGGCGGAGTCGAGATCGCGCTCGACGGCGTCCAGCCGGCGGGTCAGTTCGGCGTACTCGTCGCTCTCTTCGAGTTCGTGGGGGGTCTTCGCCGCTTCGAGGGTCACTTTCTTTTCGACGAGTTGGAACTTCTCCTGTAACTGGTCGTCGTACGAACTCCGGACGACCATTCGCTCGACGGTTTCGACGAGTTCGGGCTGATCGACGGGCTTGATGAGGTAGTCGTCGATGCCCATGTCGACGATGTCGAACCCCGGGTCGACCGCGGTTACCATGACCACGCGCACGTCAAGGCCGCGGTCCTCGACGGCGTCGACAACCTCGTCGCCGGACAGCCCGGGCATCCGCCGGTCGAGCAACATCACGTCGATGTCGTCGTCGAGTTGCTCCAGTGCCTCG contains these protein-coding regions:
- a CDS encoding universal stress protein, encoding MVKRLLVPIDGSDPADAALEFALEEYPDADITLLSVIDPTDVGYGSIEAAPSTFEHLQENAEERTQNVLDEASNRAAEYGIDVTTETVIGMPSRAIVEWAENKDMDGIVIGSHGRKGVTRVLLGSVAESVVRRSPVPVTVVR
- a CDS encoding HalX domain-containing protein produces the protein MTTTLSDATVLIVDDEQSLADLYAYWIDEFAEARTAYDGTEALEQLDDDIDVMLLDRRMPGLSGDEVVDAVEDRGLDVRVVMVTAVDPGFDIVDMGIDDYLIKPVDQPELVETVERMVVRSSYDDQLQEKFQLVEKKVTLEAAKTPHELEESDEYAELTRRLDAVERDLDSAVQEFDDTDFTVAFRELPDGGPVDSTEG